Proteins encoded in a region of the Streptomyces sp. NBC_01471 genome:
- the glmS gene encoding glutamine--fructose-6-phosphate transaminase (isomerizing), with translation MCGIVGYVGGQSALDVVIAGLKRLEYRGYDSAGVAVLADGGLAAAKKAGKLANLEKELVERPLPAGATGIGHTRWATHGAPNDENAHPHLDNAGRVAVVHNGIIENFAALRGELADRGHDLASETDTEVTAHLLAEAYSSCGDLAEAMRQVCRRLDGAFTLVAVHADEPDVVVGARRNSPLVVGVGEGEAFLASDVAAFIAHTRSAIELGQDQVVELRRDGVLVTDFEGAPADVRSYHVDWDASAAEKGGYDYFMLKEIAEQPKAVADTLLGRIDTGGLLTLDEVRIPASVLREVNKVVIVACGTAFHAGMIAKYAIEHWTRIPCETELASEFRYRDPILDQQTLVIAISQSGETMDTLMALRHAREQGAKALAICNTNGSTIPRESDAVLYTHAGPEVAVASTKAFLTQLVACYLVALYLGQVRGTKWADEIRVVIRELSEISCQVERVLETMEPVRELARSLAGKDTVLFLGRHVGYPVALEGALKLKELAYMHAEGFAAGELKHGPIALIEEDLPVVVVVPSPRGRSVLHGKMVSNIQEIRARGARTIVIAEEGDEAVVPYADHLIRIPATPTLLQPLVAAVPLQVFACELATARGNEVDQPRNLAKSVTVE, from the coding sequence GGGCTGGCGGCCGCGAAGAAGGCCGGGAAGCTCGCCAATCTGGAGAAGGAGCTGGTCGAGAGGCCCTTGCCGGCCGGGGCGACCGGGATCGGACACACCCGCTGGGCCACGCACGGGGCGCCCAACGACGAGAACGCGCACCCGCATCTGGACAACGCGGGCCGGGTGGCCGTCGTCCACAACGGGATCATCGAGAACTTCGCCGCCCTGCGCGGCGAACTGGCCGACCGCGGACACGACTTGGCGTCGGAGACCGACACGGAGGTCACGGCGCATCTGCTGGCCGAGGCGTACTCCTCGTGCGGGGACCTGGCGGAGGCGATGCGGCAGGTGTGCCGCAGGCTGGACGGGGCGTTCACGCTGGTCGCGGTGCATGCCGACGAGCCGGATGTGGTGGTCGGCGCGCGGCGGAACTCACCGCTGGTGGTGGGCGTTGGAGAGGGTGAGGCCTTCCTCGCGTCGGACGTGGCCGCGTTCATCGCCCATACGCGGTCCGCGATCGAGCTGGGGCAGGACCAGGTGGTGGAGCTCCGCCGGGACGGCGTGCTCGTCACCGACTTCGAGGGGGCACCGGCCGACGTCCGTTCGTACCACGTCGACTGGGACGCCTCGGCGGCGGAAAAGGGGGGTTATGACTACTTCATGCTCAAGGAGATCGCCGAGCAGCCGAAGGCTGTCGCCGACACCCTGCTGGGGCGTATCGATACCGGCGGGCTGCTGACGCTCGACGAGGTACGGATTCCCGCCTCGGTGCTGCGCGAGGTCAACAAGGTCGTCATCGTCGCCTGCGGGACGGCGTTCCACGCGGGGATGATCGCCAAGTACGCCATCGAGCACTGGACCCGGATTCCCTGCGAGACCGAGCTCGCCAGTGAGTTCCGCTACCGGGATCCGATCCTCGACCAGCAGACGCTGGTGATCGCCATCTCGCAGTCCGGCGAGACCATGGACACCCTGATGGCGCTGCGCCATGCCCGCGAGCAGGGCGCGAAGGCGCTGGCCATCTGCAACACCAACGGTTCGACCATTCCACGGGAATCGGACGCGGTGCTCTATACGCACGCCGGGCCCGAGGTGGCCGTCGCGTCGACCAAGGCCTTTCTGACGCAGTTGGTGGCCTGCTATCTGGTCGCGCTCTATCTGGGCCAGGTGCGCGGGACGAAGTGGGCGGACGAGATCCGGGTCGTCATCCGCGAACTGTCCGAGATCTCCTGCCAGGTCGAGCGGGTGCTGGAAACCATGGAACCGGTGAGGGAGTTGGCGCGGTCGCTGGCAGGCAAGGACACCGTGCTGTTCCTCGGCAGGCATGTCGGGTATCCGGTCGCGCTGGAAGGCGCGCTCAAGCTGAAGGAACTCGCCTATATGCACGCGGAGGGATTCGCGGCGGGCGAGCTGAAGCACGGACCCATCGCGCTGATCGAGGAGGACCTCCCGGTGGTCGTCGTCGTGCCCTCGCCGCGCGGGCGGTCGGTGCTGCACGGGAAGATGGTGTCGAACATCCAGGAGATCCGGGCGCGCGGTGCGCGGACCATCGTCATCGCGGAGGAGGGGGACGAGGCCGTCGTGCCGTACGCCGACCACCTGATCCGCATCCCGGCCACGCCCACACTGCTGCAGCCCCTGGTCGCCGCCGTCCCGCTCCAGGTCTTCGCCTGCGAACTGGCGACCGCGCGGGGCAACGAGGTCGACCAGCCGCGCAACCTCGCGAAGTCGGTGACGGTCGAGTGA